One Streptomonospora salina genomic window, GCCGTAGTCCACGGCCGCCGGAGGGCACGCGTCCAGAGGGGCGCCCAGCGGGTGCAGCGACGTGCCCACGACCTCCCGCGCCGGCGAATCCAGCGCGGCCGGCAGGCGCTCGGCGTCGGCCACCGCGATGTCGCACTCGGGAACCCGGCCCGGGGCGCCGGCCACGGCGGTCGTTCCGGTGGTGAAGCAGGCCAGCAGCCACACCAGGCTCTGCCAGTGCAGCGGCAGCGCCAGACCGACCCGGTCGCCCGGCTCGGCGCCGAGGCCGTCGACGAGCATGTTCGCCGTCTTGGACACCCAGTTGTCGACGGTGGCGAACGACAGTTCCACCCGGCCGCCGGTGGCCTCGTCGTAGGCGGTGACGAACGGGCGTGCGGGATCTGCCGCCACGGCGGAGCGCCATAGCTGCAGAGCGGTTTCTGCGGTTTCCGCGCCCACGGGGGGTCCTTTCCACGTCGCCGTCAGGGGAGTCGGCGCCCGGTGCCGCCGGAGAGCGATCGCGGGAGCGGCCCTGCGCCGAGCCACATGTTACTCGCGGGGAACCCGAGGGTGGCCCTACCCCTCGCGCCCGGGCCGTGCGCCCGGGCCCCTCCGTGCCCGCCGGCCGGGTGCGCGGAGTCCCGCACGCCGCCGGGTGCTGCGCGCGGGACGAAGGCCCGGGTGATACGCCTGCGGCGCCGAAGCTGAGAAGGTGCCTTCATGGGATCGACTTCCGCACGCCTGTTCGCGCGCGCCACCGCGGCGCCGGCAGTCGTCCTGGCGGCCTGGCTCGTCGTGGCGTTTCCGCTGCTCGTGGCGGGAGTACTGACGCCGCTCACCGGCGCGCTGCTGGGGATCCCGGCCGTGGCGGCGGGAGCGGTGCTGGTTCTCGGGCCGGTGCCCGCGCTCGCCGGGGCCGCCTCCGGCGGCGCCCGGCTGCCGTGGTGGCCGCTGGTGCTCACGGCGGCGGTCGCCGCCGCCTTCGCCGCCGTGCAGCTGGGCTACCACTCCGAGATCCTGGTCGTGCGCCGCGACCCCGCCTCCTATGCGCAGTTCACCGCCTGGATCGCCCAGAACGGCCACCTTCCGATCCCTCAGCAGCGCGGTCTCATCGCCGGCGACGACCCCTCCCTGGTCTACGGCAGTCTGGCCTACTACGAGGTCGGCGACGTCGTCTGGCCGCAGTTCCTCGCCGGGGCGCCGCTGGTCTACACCGTGGGCCACTGGCTGGGCGGACTCACCGGCATGCTGCTGGTGCCCCCGGTCGTCGGCGGCCTGGGCGTGTTCACGTTCGGCGGACTGGCCGCACGCCTCGTCGGCCCCCGCTGGGCTCCGGCCGCAGCGCTGCTGCTGGCGGTGTGCCAGACCCAGCAGTGGATCAGCCGCTCCACCTACAGCGAACCCGTCGCCCAAGTGCTGCTGCTGGGCGCCCTCGTACTGGCCTTCGACGCCCTGACACGCAGGACGGCGCTCGGCGGCGGCTGGACCCGGTGGCACACGCTGGCGGCCGCCGCCGGCCTGGTCTTCGGGTTGGGACTGGTGGTGCGCATCACCGCATTGCGCGACCTCCTTCCGCTGGTGGCCTTCGCGGGTCTGCTCCTGGTGGCCCGGCGCGGCCAGGCGCTGCCGCTCGCCGGCGGCCTCGCGGTCGGCGCCGGCTACGGGGCCGTAGCCGGATACGGCCTTTCGCGCCCCTACCTGGAGCACCTCTCGGATTCGCTCGTGCCGCTGCTGTGGATCAGCGCGGCCGTCCTCGCCGGCGTCGCGGCGGCCGTGGCGCTGCTGTGGCGGCGCGGCCTGCCGCGCGGCGACCGCCCCCGCTGGCTCCCCGCCGCCGCCGCGTGGGCCGTGGTCGCCGTACTGGCCCTGATCGCGCTGCGTCCCCTGATCTACACCGACACCGGACACGGCGACCAGGCCACCGCCGACTACATCGGCCAGGTGCAGCGGATCGAGGGCCTGGCCGTGCAACCCGACCGGACCTACTACGAGATGAGCCTGTACTGGGCGGGTTGGTACGTGGGGCTGAGCACCGTGCTGCTGGCGACCGTCGGCGCGGCGCTGATCGTGCACCGGATCATGCGCCACCGCGAGCCGCAGTGGCTGCTGCCGGCGATGGTGCTGTCGTGGACCGTGGTCACCACGCTGCTGCGCCCCGCCATCACCCCCGACCACCCGTGGGCCAGCAGGCGGCTGATCGTCCTGGTACTGCCGGCGTTCATCCTCTTCGCGGTGTGGTTCGTCGCCTGGCTGGCGCGCCGGCTCGACACCGGGCCCGGAGCGCTCCGGGCCGAGCTGCGCCGGGCCGCGGCGGCGACCGCGGCGGTCGCGGGCGTGGCGGCGATGCTGGTGCCCACGGCGCTCACCGCCGCGGGGGTGATGACCTACCGATCCGACGTCGGCAGCGTCCAGGCGACGCGACAGCTCTGCCGGGCGCTCCCCGACGACGCCAGCGTGATCGTGGTCGACGGCCTCTACGGCGGCTACCTGCAGCTCCTGCGGGGCATGTGCGGCGTGCCCGCAGCCGGCCTCGCATCATCGGAACCCGAACCCGACGTCGAGCGCATCGTCGGCGAGATCCGCCGACGCGGCCGCACTCCCGTCCTTGCGGCGTCCGAGCCGCGCCACATCCTGCCGTACGTGCCGCCGGGAACCGGCATCCGGCATCCGTTCGACGTCGACGCCGAGCGAGACGCCAGCACGCTGATGGAGCCGCCGGCCGGCGCGTGGGGATTCGACGGCGACGTGTGGGTCGCCGCCGTACCCCGGCAGTAGCGCTCGACCGCGGAGCTATCCTTGACCCCACCGTGAGTGAGATGCCCCAGAACGAAGAAGACGGCGCGCCCGAGCCGACGCCCGACGTGACCATCGTGCTGCCCTGCTACAACGAGCAGGAGCACGTGATCAAGGAAGTCGAGCGCGTCTGCGCGGCGATGGACGCCTCGGACCGCTCCTACGAGGTGCTCGCCGTCGACGACGCGTCGACCGACGACACCCTCGCGCTGCTGCGTGAAGCCGAGCCGCTGTTCGAGCACGTGCGGGTGGTGGCATTCGGGCACAACGGGGGCGCGGGCACCGTGCGCCGCCTCGGTACGCAGCGCGCCCGCGGGCGCATCGTCGTGTGGACCGACGCCGACATGACCTACCCCAACGAGCGCATCCCCGAGCTCGTGGACATGCTCGCGGCCGACCCCGGAATCGACCAGGTGGTGGGCGCCCGCAACCAGGAGTCCGGCAGCCACCGGCTGCTGCGGGTCCCTATGAAGTGGCTGATCCGCAAGATCGCCGAGCGGCTCACCAACACGCCCATCCCCGACCTCAACTCGGGGCTGCGGGCGTTCCGCCGCGACGTTTCGCTGCCCTACCTGCGCCTGCTGCCGCCGGGGTTCTCCTGCGTCACCACGCTCACGCTGGCGTTCCTGTCCAACCAGCACCCCATCCGCTACGTCCCGATCGACTACGCCAAACGGTCGGGCACCTCCAAGTTCCACTTCGTCCGCGACGCCTACCGCTACCTCCTGCAGGTACTGCGGATGGTCATGTACTTCAATCCGCTCAAGGTCCTGATGCCGCTCGCGCTGTGGCTGCTGGGCATCGGTGCGGCCAAGTTCGTCTTCGACCAGGTCCGCGAGCCGCTCTACCTCCCCAACAACACGGTCATGCTGCTGACCAGCGGGCTCATCGTGGCGGCGCTGGCCCTGCTGGCCGACCTGATCGTGCGCTCGCGCGACGGTTCCTGAGACGCCCGTGCGCATCAGCCTGGTCGGCCCCGCCCACCCCTACAAGGGCGGCGGTGCGCGCCACACCACCGAACTGGCCCACCGGTTGGCCGCGCGCGGGCACGAGACGGTCGTCGAGACGTGGCGGGCCCAGTATCCGGCGCTGCTGTATCCCGGCCGCCAGACCGTGCCCGCGCCCGAGGGCGAACCGTTCCCCGCCACCCGGCGCGACCTCGCCTGGAACCGGCCCTGGGGATGGTGGCGCGCCGGCCGCCGCATGGGCGCGGCCGCCGACCTGGTCGTGGTCACCGTGCTGATCCCCGCCCAGGCCGTGCCCTACCTGGGCGTCCTCGCCGGTGTCGGCGGGCGGGCGCGCACGCTGGCGCTGTGCCACAACGTGCTGCCGCACGAGCGCCGACCGGCCGATACCGCCCTGATGCGCACCCTGCTGCGGCGCGTGGGCGGGGTGCTGGCGCACTCGCCCGAACAGGCCCGCGCGGCCTGCGGGCTCGCCGGCGAGGACGTTCCCGTGCGCTGGGCCCCGCTGCCGCCGCACCTGCCCCGCGCCCGGGACGCGGACCGCGCCGGCGAGGGGGGCGCCTCCGGCGACGGCGGTGGGGAGAGCGGCCCGAACGGCGGCCGATCCGGCGGCCTGCGGCGCAACCTGCTGTTCTTCGGCCTCGTCCGGCACTACAAGGGCGTCGACGTCCTGCTGCGCGCCTTCGCCCGGAGCGCGCCCCCCGACGTCGGCCTCACCGTCGCCGGCGAGTTCTGGGGCACGGCCCCGGAGCTGCGCGGTCTCGCGGCCGAGCTGGGGATCGCCGACCGCGTGGACTTCCGCGAGGGCTACGTGCCCGCCGACGAGCTGCCCGCTCTGTTCGCCGGAGCCGACGCGCTGGTGCTGCCCTACCGGTCGGCGACGGCCACCCAGAACGTGCACCTGGCCCACGAGCACGGGCTGCCGGTGATCGCCACGCGCGCGGGCGCGCTGGCCGATGCGGTGGCCGACGGGAAGGACGGGCTGCTGTGCGCCCCGGACGATCCCGCCGACCTCGCCGACGCGCTGCGCCGGTTCTACGCGCCCGGTGCGGCCGAGCGCCTGCGGGCCGCCGTGCGCCCGGCCGACCCCGGCCCGCTATGGGACGGCTACATCGACGCGCTGCTCGGCGAGCGGGACTGAGCCCGGCCGCGGGACCGCAGCCGGTGCCGAGCGCGGCCGCTGGGGGCGTCGCGCGCGCCGGTCGCACCGCGTCGGCTCGTGTACCGCGCGGACCCCGCCGGACGTGCGCCCCCGGCGGATCCCGCGCGGGCGATCGCGCGGTCGACGGCGTCGTCGGGCCGCGCCGCTCCGGGGGACTGATCTAGTGTGTTGCCCATGACGTTCGACGGGTTCGACACGCAGGCCATCCACGCCGGGCAGGAGGCCGACGCCGAAACCGGCGCGGTCGCGGTCCCCATCTACCAGACGAGCACCTACGCCCAGGACGGCGTCGGCGGTCTGCGCAGCGGCTACGAGTACTCTCGCACCGCCAACCCCACCCGCGGTGCGCTGGAGGAATGCCTGGCGGCGCTGGAGTCGGGCATCCGGGGTCTGGCGTTCGCCTCGGGCATGGCCGCCGAGGACACCCTGATGCGCACGATCGCCGGGCCCGGCGACCATGTGATCATCCCCGCCGACGCGTACGGCGGCACGTTCCGGCTGTTCTCCACGGTGCTGGAGCGCTGGGGCGTGGAGTGGGAGGCGGTGCCCCAGTCGGACACCGAGGCCGTGCGCCGCGCCGTACGCCCCGAGACGGTGGCGATCTGGGCGGAGACGCCCACCAACCCGCTGCTGACCATCACCGACATCGAAGCGCTGGCCGGGGTGGCCCGCGACGGCGGCGCACTGCTCGTCGTCGACAACACGTTCGCCTCGCCCTACCTGCAGCGTCCGCTCACGCTCGGCGCCGACGTGGTCGTGCACTCCACCACCAAGTACCTGGGCGGCCACTCCGACGTCGTCGGCGGCGCGCTCGTGGTATCCGACCCCGACCTGGGCCACCGGTTGGCCTTCCACCAGAACACGATGGGCGCGATCGCCGGCCCCTTCGACGCGTGGCTGACCCTGCGCGGCATCAAGACGCTGGGTGTGCGCATGGACCGGCACTGCGCCAACGCCGAGCGTGTGGTCGACGAGCTGGGCCGCCACCCGGGCGTGACCGAGGTCTACTACCCGGGCCTGCCCGACCACGCCGGCCACGGGGTCGCGAAGCGGCAGATGCGGGCGTTCGGCGGGATGGTGTCCTTCCGCGTGCGCGGCGGCGAGGACGCCGCGCTGAAGGTGTGCGACCGCGCGCGGGTGTTCACCCTGGGCGAGTCGCTGGGCGGTGTCGAGTCCCTCATCGAGCACCCGGGGCGGATGACCCACGCCTCGGCGGCCGGTTCGCCGCTGGAGGTTCCGGCCGACCTCGTCCGCCTGTCGGTCGGCATCGAGTCCGCCGACGACCTGGTCGCCGACCTGACCGGCGCCCTGGAGCGGTAGGCGGGAGGCGGCGGAGCGGGCGGTCGGCCGCGCGCCCGGTACGCGGAACGTTTCGGGCACGCGGCGTCGAGCGGCAGACCGGCGGTCCGCCGGCCGGGTCGCTAGACCGCGCCGACGGGCGCGTAGGCGGCCAGCCGGGCGTCGAGCCCGTCGCCGTAGTCGCGGAACGACCGGAACCGGGGGTGCTCGGGGGTGCCCGCGCACGTTCCGGCGAGCACGCCGCCGACGGCGGCGGCGACCTCGGCGGGGGGCGGAAGCAGCCCTGCGGGCAGGTACCGGGTGGCCTCCAGCGGGGTCCAGCCCTCGGCGTCCATGGGGCCGTAGCGCCAGCCGCTCTCCTCGTCCCAGACGAAGCGCAGCCGGCCGCCCGCGGGTGCGCGGACGATGACGGTGGCGTCGCGGGGGTCCATCGGGTCGTTCCAATGGTCGAGTACGGAGACGCCGCCGTCGGCCAGCCGCCGGGCGACGGCGTCGACATAGGGCTGGGGGAGCCTGACCCACGCAGGGGAGTACGGGGCGGGCAGAAGGCCGTTGTCGGTCACGGCGCGGTCCTATCTAACTGAGGTGCTGCGGAACGGGTGCGTGCGGGCCCCGCTGCGCCGTGATCCGCGCAGCGGTTCGTTGGTGGAAAGCTACGGGTTCGACCGGTTCCGCGAGTGGATTGGCCCGGGCGTGTCGCACGGGTCGCACCTCTGCGACGAGGACCGCAGACGCCACCGGAGCGGGCCGGTGGCGCGCCGGGGCGAACGCGACCGCGCGCCCGGGGCGGCCGGGCACGCGGCGCTCCGCCGGAGCGGACTGCGGGTTCAGCTGTCGTGGAGGTCAGACCAGGGCGTCCCGTCGGCCGAGGGCGGAGCCGCCCTCTTCGCTGTCTCCGCCCTCGGATTCCGCCTGGGAGCCGTCCGCGTCGTCGGCGGCCGAGCGGTTACGCACGAAGCGGAGTCCGGTGAGGGTGCGGCCGGCGCCCGTGAAGGTGCGGCCGCCGCCGCGGCCGTTGCGCAGGGCGCGGTAGTGCCCGCGGTCGCTGCGCTTGATGCCGATGGTCGCTGCGACCAGCATCCCGAGTAGCACGCTGAAGAAGGCGACCAGCAGCAGTACGACCGTCCCGATTGCCAGGGGCAACATGTTTCCCCTCCTCTCGTCCTGCGCGGGCGCCCGTCCAGCGTCCGCGCCCTCCGGGCGGGTGGCTCCGGAGAGGAATGAACCCAATCCGGCGGACTGACCGGTCAATCGTTCTGGCTTAGACTTCTTCGTCTCCTGTTCGGCTTCATTGGATTCATTCCTACAAGTACAACGATGCGTTTCATCAGATGGTGAGTCAAGGCTTTTGGGTAGACTCATTGGCACCAATCGGTCGATCGGCGGGAGAGGCAGTCCATGGAGCCCCGGCACATCGAGATCGCGCACGAGCTCATGGAGGAGATCGATCAGGGGCGCTATGTCCCCGGCCAACCCCTGCCCACCGAGGACCGGCTGATCGAGACCTACCGCACCTCGCGCAACACCGTCCGGCGGGCGCTGCACGAGCTGGCCAGCCGCGGCCGCATCGACACCAAGCAGGGCAGCGGGAGCCGGGTGCGCGACTACCGCCCCACCGTCCACCTGGCATCGCCGCTGCAGGGCCACTCCGACGACGAGCGCTACGCCAACTACCTCGACCGCATGCGCCGCGAGCACGGTGTCGATCCGCGCGAGGACCTGAAGGTCGGACGGGAACCCGCCACCGGGACACTCGCCCACCTGCTGGACCTCGACCCCGCCGAGGACCGGGGCTTCGCCGTCATCCGCCGCTGCGACCGCTACGTCGGCACGCGGCTGTGGGAGCGCCAGGAGTCCTACTACCCCGACTTCATCGCCGAGGGCACCGACCTGGACCGCCCGGCCAACGTCCCCGAGGGGACCAAAAAGCTGCTG contains:
- a CDS encoding TIGR03089 family protein; translation: MGAETAETALQLWRSAVAADPARPFVTAYDEATGGRVELSFATVDNWVSKTANMLVDGLGAEPGDRVGLALPLHWQSLVWLLACFTTGTTAVAGAPGRVPECDIAVADAERLPAALDSPAREVVGTSLHPLGAPLDACPPAAVDYGVEVRGYGDRFDADPAAPDAAAFEVPPEAAGGTDLLGGAITAVTCTGTELAASGRRKLEEWGLTAADRVAIITSAPDSPAALGSRLDVLLGPLAGGIALVLLPGGDSASLQQRLDMERATATAGARPGTPAHADPRRPLT
- a CDS encoding glycosyltransferase family 2 protein codes for the protein MPQNEEDGAPEPTPDVTIVLPCYNEQEHVIKEVERVCAAMDASDRSYEVLAVDDASTDDTLALLREAEPLFEHVRVVAFGHNGGAGTVRRLGTQRARGRIVVWTDADMTYPNERIPELVDMLAADPGIDQVVGARNQESGSHRLLRVPMKWLIRKIAERLTNTPIPDLNSGLRAFRRDVSLPYLRLLPPGFSCVTTLTLAFLSNQHPIRYVPIDYAKRSGTSKFHFVRDAYRYLLQVLRMVMYFNPLKVLMPLALWLLGIGAAKFVFDQVREPLYLPNNTVMLLTSGLIVAALALLADLIVRSRDGS
- a CDS encoding glycosyltransferase family 4 protein, whose product is MRISLVGPAHPYKGGGARHTTELAHRLAARGHETVVETWRAQYPALLYPGRQTVPAPEGEPFPATRRDLAWNRPWGWWRAGRRMGAAADLVVVTVLIPAQAVPYLGVLAGVGGRARTLALCHNVLPHERRPADTALMRTLLRRVGGVLAHSPEQARAACGLAGEDVPVRWAPLPPHLPRARDADRAGEGGASGDGGGESGPNGGRSGGLRRNLLFFGLVRHYKGVDVLLRAFARSAPPDVGLTVAGEFWGTAPELRGLAAELGIADRVDFREGYVPADELPALFAGADALVLPYRSATATQNVHLAHEHGLPVIATRAGALADAVADGKDGLLCAPDDPADLADALRRFYAPGAAERLRAAVRPADPGPLWDGYIDALLGERD
- a CDS encoding cystathionine gamma-synthase, yielding MTFDGFDTQAIHAGQEADAETGAVAVPIYQTSTYAQDGVGGLRSGYEYSRTANPTRGALEECLAALESGIRGLAFASGMAAEDTLMRTIAGPGDHVIIPADAYGGTFRLFSTVLERWGVEWEAVPQSDTEAVRRAVRPETVAIWAETPTNPLLTITDIEALAGVARDGGALLVVDNTFASPYLQRPLTLGADVVVHSTTKYLGGHSDVVGGALVVSDPDLGHRLAFHQNTMGAIAGPFDAWLTLRGIKTLGVRMDRHCANAERVVDELGRHPGVTEVYYPGLPDHAGHGVAKRQMRAFGGMVSFRVRGGEDAALKVCDRARVFTLGESLGGVESLIEHPGRMTHASAAGSPLEVPADLVRLSVGIESADDLVADLTGALER
- a CDS encoding DUF6292 family protein, translating into MTDNGLLPAPYSPAWVRLPQPYVDAVARRLADGGVSVLDHWNDPMDPRDATVIVRAPAGGRLRFVWDEESGWRYGPMDAEGWTPLEATRYLPAGLLPPPAEVAAAVGGVLAGTCAGTPEHPRFRSFRDYGDGLDARLAAYAPVGAV
- a CDS encoding GntR family transcriptional regulator, which encodes MEPRHIEIAHELMEEIDQGRYVPGQPLPTEDRLIETYRTSRNTVRRALHELASRGRIDTKQGSGSRVRDYRPTVHLASPLQGHSDDERYANYLDRMRREHGVDPREDLKVGREPATGTLAHLLDLDPAEDRGFAVIRRCDRYVGTRLWERQESYYPDFIAEGTDLDRPANVPEGTKKLLAELGYPQTGSWDVIGAKMPSLKESSRFALGPGVPLLVHERVAYSDTTPIRFTRTYLPADRHQLLYAEGAIEPDLLHTATDVNVYDR